Proteins encoded together in one Altererythrobacter epoxidivorans window:
- a CDS encoding copper resistance protein B: MNRLIPTLALASAAMLCAPVSAQDHSHGEMMDHSSRAMDPAADKDAHADHRPAEKPTMEEMPSAKPAMMDHGSHAAKELPSGPPPPRAFEGPQHAAELFFDPQEMAAARAYNHSAHGDMTTGTLLVERLEARITDGSDGYVWDATGWYGTATDKFVLKSEGEGEFSGSVEDAEIQALWGHAIGPFIDLQAGVRLDVEPETRAHLALGAAGLAPYMIHFDAALFLSDRGDLTGRIEAEHDMRLTQRLILQPRIEAEFAAQDIPERKTGAGVTKAAIGARLRYEIEREFAPYVGVEYEAALGETADIARARGNDPDGINFLAGLRFWF, encoded by the coding sequence ATGAACCGCCTCATTCCCACTCTCGCGCTGGCAAGTGCCGCGATGCTTTGCGCCCCGGTTTCGGCGCAAGACCACTCGCATGGCGAAATGATGGACCATTCCTCGCGCGCGATGGATCCTGCTGCCGACAAGGACGCGCACGCCGATCATCGTCCTGCAGAAAAGCCGACGATGGAGGAGATGCCCTCGGCGAAGCCAGCAATGATGGATCACGGGTCGCACGCGGCGAAAGAGCTCCCCTCGGGACCGCCGCCCCCGCGCGCATTCGAAGGTCCGCAGCACGCCGCCGAACTGTTTTTCGACCCGCAGGAAATGGCGGCTGCCCGCGCCTACAACCATTCGGCGCATGGCGACATGACGACCGGCACCTTGCTGGTCGAACGCCTGGAGGCGCGCATAACTGACGGGTCCGATGGCTATGTCTGGGATGCCACCGGGTGGTACGGCACGGCGACCGATAAATTCGTCCTGAAGTCGGAAGGCGAAGGAGAGTTTTCAGGTAGCGTCGAAGATGCCGAGATCCAGGCACTGTGGGGCCATGCCATCGGCCCTTTCATCGACCTGCAAGCAGGTGTGCGCCTAGATGTGGAGCCTGAAACCCGGGCACACCTGGCGCTCGGGGCAGCAGGCCTGGCGCCCTATATGATCCATTTCGATGCAGCGCTATTCCTGTCCGATCGCGGCGACCTGACCGGACGGATCGAAGCGGAACACGACATGCGGCTGACCCAGCGCCTGATCCTGCAGCCCCGGATCGAGGCCGAGTTTGCAGCGCAGGATATCCCTGAAAGAAAGACCGGGGCTGGCGTGACGAAAGCTGCCATCGGGGCGCGCTTGAGATATGAAATTGAACGCGAGTTCGCGCCCTATGTCGGGGTAGAATACGAAGCGGCGCTGGGAGAGACTGCAGATATTGCGCGGGCCCGCGGCAACGATCCGGACGGGATCAACTTCCTTGCCGGCCTTCGCTTCTGGTTCTGA
- a CDS encoding type I phosphomannose isomerase catalytic subunit produces the protein MSLEILPRHFVEKPWGQTGLPAHFGGRSESVGEIWFDRAGESLPLLCKWLFTSEKLSVQVHPDNTQAAARGLQSGKEECWIVTAAEPGARLGIGLTRSLSDNELREASLSGEIETLLDWKPVKPGDWFYIPAGTIHAIGSGVQLVEIQQNADITYRLYDYGRPRELHLDEGVAVSRAEIYDGPHGTMSGVAGLHRLFEGPFFDIHYLNGTADLSAFGDANGYFVPLRGSYRSSAGSIEVGDTAYGSVAEVSGGSDGDLLLIATAR, from the coding sequence GTGAGCCTCGAGATTTTGCCGCGTCATTTCGTCGAGAAACCGTGGGGCCAGACCGGCTTGCCCGCGCATTTCGGCGGGCGCAGCGAAAGCGTAGGCGAGATCTGGTTCGACCGCGCCGGTGAGAGTTTGCCGTTGCTCTGCAAATGGCTGTTCACCAGCGAAAAGCTGTCGGTACAAGTCCATCCCGACAATACGCAGGCCGCCGCACGCGGGCTTCAATCCGGCAAGGAAGAATGCTGGATCGTCACCGCTGCCGAGCCGGGTGCACGGCTGGGGATCGGCCTGACCAGAAGCCTGTCTGACAATGAACTGCGCGAAGCCTCGCTTTCGGGCGAGATCGAGACCCTGCTCGACTGGAAGCCGGTCAAGCCGGGGGACTGGTTCTATATTCCCGCAGGCACGATCCACGCGATCGGCTCCGGCGTGCAGCTCGTCGAAATCCAGCAGAACGCCGATATCACCTATCGCCTCTATGATTATGGACGGCCGCGCGAACTCCATCTCGACGAAGGCGTGGCAGTCTCCCGGGCCGAAATTTACGACGGCCCTCACGGCACGATGTCGGGTGTCGCGGGCTTGCACCGCCTGTTCGAAGGCCCCTTTTTCGACATTCACTATCTCAACGGAACCGCCGACCTGTCTGCGTTTGGCGACGCCAATGGCTATTTCGTGCCGTTGCGCGGCAGTTATCGCAGCTCGGCTGGTTCGATCGAGGTCGGTGACACAGCCTACGGGTCTGTCGCCGAGGTCTCTGGCGGAAGCGACGGCGACCTGCTCCTCATCGCCACTGCGCGCTAG